One genomic region from Streptomyces sp. NBC_01431 encodes:
- a CDS encoding response regulator transcription factor translates to MPATRIVVADDHALFREALGELLNAQPSMTVVGYACDGAEAVRCAAAHQPDLLLLDLQMPSNHGPGTVRGVLRVAPRTRVLFLSAYAEPHAVDQLLAAGARGVLHKGIDRKALLVALSRAMADDHQTTVLVPSTAAPATGDEPLSRREHQVLARAATAMSNRQIADALDITEGTVKRHLHSVFRKLGAVSRLDAVNKAVQASLIPSPTMPSARQRPSARELIHGPTAVIGTGVGSSGG, encoded by the coding sequence ATGCCTGCCACCCGCATCGTCGTCGCCGACGACCACGCCCTGTTCCGCGAGGCACTGGGCGAACTGCTCAACGCCCAGCCCTCGATGACGGTGGTGGGGTACGCGTGCGACGGCGCCGAAGCCGTCCGGTGCGCCGCCGCGCACCAGCCGGACCTGCTCCTGCTGGACCTCCAGATGCCGAGCAACCACGGGCCGGGCACGGTACGCGGCGTCCTGCGGGTGGCACCGCGCACCCGGGTCCTGTTCCTGTCCGCGTACGCCGAACCGCATGCGGTGGACCAGCTCCTGGCCGCGGGCGCCCGGGGCGTCCTGCACAAGGGCATCGACCGCAAGGCGCTGCTGGTGGCGCTGTCGCGGGCGATGGCGGACGACCACCAGACGACGGTCCTGGTGCCGTCCACCGCCGCGCCCGCCACCGGGGACGAGCCGTTGTCGCGCCGGGAGCACCAGGTGCTCGCGCGAGCGGCGACCGCGATGAGCAACCGCCAGATAGCCGACGCCCTGGACATCACCGAGGGCACGGTCAAGCGCCATCTGCACAGCGTGTTCCGCAAGTTGGGCGCGGTGTCGCGGCTCGACGCGGTCAACAAGGCGGTACAGGCCTCGCTGATCCCCTCGCCCACCATGCCCTCCGCACGACAGCGGCCGTCGGCCCGTGAACTGATCCACGGGCCAACGGCCGTCATCGGTACGGGAGTTGGCTCATCCGGTGGCTGA
- a CDS encoding sensor histidine kinase, producing the protein MATGRFAEALQEGLARAAQRPGPSRPRHAATAPAPLTHQAAPAPVLLKGEGEAILDRFGAALPSALLPADREVPDLRAALTAFARHVLAHAEDFGAPHGASAPELPPAGDASPHHLVAAASLLLECALAHAVEGGAPHHDAMTLVRTLGDVMRTTGVPFWQGDHGWSERRRLARQLHDELGNALAVALHRIELSEDDPGNGPAHLAAAKKALGEAVRENRSLIGGLREQGRTPPVREAIEAFLADAAPTARVTVAVTGDESAASERCRRELFLVLREALRNCFAHAAAGQVEVTVRTTRRWLYARVEDDGTGLTGDAGHGLRSMTERVEDLGGRLRILNGPGGGTRIEIHLPLGTRL; encoded by the coding sequence GTGGCCACAGGCAGGTTCGCGGAGGCCCTCCAGGAGGGACTCGCGCGGGCGGCCCAGCGGCCCGGTCCGTCGCGGCCCCGCCACGCCGCGACCGCCCCGGCCCCGCTCACCCACCAAGCCGCGCCGGCCCCCGTACTCCTGAAGGGCGAAGGCGAGGCGATCCTGGACCGGTTCGGGGCGGCGCTGCCCAGCGCGCTGCTGCCGGCCGATCGCGAGGTGCCCGATCTGCGCGCCGCGCTCACCGCGTTCGCACGTCATGTGCTGGCCCACGCCGAGGACTTCGGGGCACCGCACGGCGCCAGCGCGCCGGAGCTGCCCCCGGCGGGCGACGCCTCGCCGCACCATCTGGTCGCGGCTGCCTCCCTCCTGCTCGAATGCGCGCTGGCGCACGCGGTCGAAGGCGGCGCCCCGCACCACGACGCGATGACGCTGGTACGGACCCTCGGCGATGTCATGCGCACCACCGGCGTCCCGTTCTGGCAGGGCGACCACGGCTGGAGCGAGCGGCGCAGGCTCGCCCGTCAGCTCCACGACGAACTCGGCAACGCCCTCGCGGTGGCCCTGCACCGGATCGAGCTGAGCGAGGACGACCCCGGCAACGGCCCCGCGCACCTCGCCGCGGCGAAGAAGGCGCTGGGCGAGGCGGTGCGGGAGAACCGCTCACTGATCGGCGGCCTGCGCGAGCAGGGGCGCACCCCGCCCGTCCGCGAGGCGATCGAGGCGTTCCTCGCGGACGCCGCGCCCACCGCGCGAGTCACCGTCGCGGTGACCGGGGACGAGAGCGCCGCCTCCGAACGCTGCCGCCGCGAGCTGTTCCTCGTCCTGCGCGAGGCCCTGCGCAACTGTTTCGCGCACGCCGCGGCCGGCCAGGTCGAGGTCACCGTGCGCACCACCCGGCGCTGGCTGTACGCGCGGGTCGAGGACGACGGCACCGGCCTCACCGGCGACGCCGGGCACGGGCTCCGCTCCATGACCGAGCGGGTGGAGGACCTCGGCGGCCGGCTGCGCATCCTGAACGGCCCCGGCGGCGGCACCCGCATCGAGATCCATCTGCCCCTGGGCACTCGACTCTGA
- a CDS encoding TetR/AcrR family transcriptional regulator: MQKRAEQTRQALIRATAELIADGGVHDAGLVGICRSAGVSRGALYHHFPTKESLAAAVYEQARTEVAGLLAAAFADRAPGAAAARFSSALVTALREVPTVRAGMRLGPDGSTGPTRLREEVLGLVHREVIGRCLDGREVAARDLADLAVVVTAGLESLGRTDGAWWQGEASDRIWGMLRPLFGRSAAESNPVDQVDQVVNSPEAQAS, from the coding sequence ATGCAGAAGCGCGCCGAGCAGACCCGTCAGGCGCTCATCCGCGCCACCGCCGAACTCATCGCCGACGGCGGGGTGCACGACGCCGGACTGGTCGGCATCTGCCGCAGCGCGGGCGTCAGCCGAGGCGCGCTCTATCACCACTTCCCGACCAAGGAATCGCTGGCGGCGGCCGTGTACGAGCAGGCGCGCACCGAGGTCGCCGGGCTGCTCGCCGCGGCCTTCGCGGATCGGGCGCCGGGAGCGGCGGCCGCGCGGTTCAGCTCCGCGCTCGTCACCGCGCTGCGGGAGGTCCCCACCGTACGGGCGGGCATGCGGCTCGGACCGGACGGCTCGACCGGGCCCACGCGGCTGCGCGAGGAGGTGCTCGGGCTCGTCCACCGCGAGGTGATCGGGCGCTGCCTGGACGGCCGGGAAGTTGCGGCCCGCGATCTGGCCGATCTGGCGGTCGTCGTGACGGCCGGTCTGGAATCCCTCGGCCGCACGGACGGGGCGTGGTGGCAGGGTGAGGCGTCGGACCGCATCTGGGGCATGCTCCGGCCGCTGTTCGGCCGGTCCGCTGCCGAGTCGAACCCGGTGGACCAGGTGGACCAGGTGGTCAACTCGCCCGAAGCGCAGGCGAGTTGA
- a CDS encoding ScbR family autoregulator-binding transcription factor, producing the protein MGQQERGTRSRQTILEAAARVFDERGYDAASTNDILALSGLTRGALYHHFPSKEAIAAALVAAQSEALVVPPQDVQLQAAIDLTMEFARRLQSDPVLRASVRLTVEQTSFTAPARTPYQRSAEAIHALLSGAARQGELLPGVDLDEITQFIVGAFTGLQLISQVYTGRQDLLERVSVMWRFLLPGIATPGMLGRLRTMPPTRPAGPPGARPAASGVEPAA; encoded by the coding sequence ATGGGACAGCAGGAACGCGGGACCCGGTCCCGGCAGACGATCTTGGAGGCGGCGGCGCGCGTCTTCGACGAGCGGGGGTACGACGCCGCGAGCACCAACGACATCCTCGCCCTCAGCGGGCTGACGAGGGGCGCCCTCTACCACCACTTCCCGTCCAAGGAGGCGATCGCGGCGGCACTGGTGGCCGCCCAGAGCGAAGCGCTCGTGGTGCCACCGCAGGACGTACAGCTACAGGCGGCCATCGATCTCACGATGGAGTTCGCCCGCCGCCTCCAGAGCGATCCGGTGCTGCGGGCCAGTGTGCGGCTCACGGTCGAGCAGACGTCGTTCACGGCGCCGGCCCGCACCCCGTATCAGCGCTCGGCCGAGGCGATCCACGCGCTGCTGAGCGGCGCGGCCCGGCAGGGTGAACTGCTGCCGGGCGTGGACCTGGACGAGATCACCCAGTTCATCGTGGGGGCCTTCACCGGCCTCCAGCTGATCTCGCAGGTCTACACGGGACGCCAGGACCTGCTGGAGCGCGTCTCGGTGATGTGGCGGTTCCTGCTGCCGGGCATCGCGACGCCCGGCATGCTCGGACGGCTGCGGACCATGCCGCCCACCCGGCCGGCCGGTCCGCCCGGTGCACGGCCCGCCGCATCCGGGGTGGAACCCGCCGCCTAG
- a CDS encoding ScbA/BarX family gamma-butyrolactone biosynthesis protein — MQRSSSTLIPTGHNAFLAPGPVIVRQPAASARGLTTTVPREYVHRAAVSEVLLTNWKTDKSDCFLVNAQWPRGHALFAPTADHQDPLLLVESVRQVGALLAHTEYDVPFGHQFLMWNMSFSALPEALSVGPTPTEVELRTTCHDIVRRGKQLMSMAYHVSVERDGLPLAVAEARFSCTSPAVYRRLRGERPTTTALALPVGIAPGSVGRPGSRDVVLAATGAGTPLRWQLRVDTSHPIFFDHPVDHVPGMVLIESARQAAYAATGLTDALPVQLDSTFTRYAELDAPCWIEAEPGRPDAAGIIPVRITGTQRDETVFTATVGLRPLV; from the coding sequence ATGCAGCGCAGTTCGAGCACCCTGATACCCACTGGTCACAACGCCTTTCTGGCCCCCGGGCCGGTCATCGTCCGCCAGCCCGCCGCGTCCGCGCGAGGGCTCACCACGACTGTTCCGCGCGAGTACGTGCACCGCGCCGCAGTCTCCGAAGTGCTCCTCACCAACTGGAAAACAGACAAGTCTGATTGCTTTTTGGTCAATGCTCAGTGGCCGCGCGGACACGCCCTCTTCGCGCCGACCGCCGACCACCAGGACCCGCTGCTGCTGGTCGAATCCGTGCGCCAGGTGGGGGCGCTGCTCGCCCACACCGAGTACGACGTGCCGTTCGGCCACCAGTTCCTGATGTGGAACATGTCCTTCTCCGCGCTGCCCGAAGCGCTCAGCGTGGGACCGACGCCGACCGAGGTCGAACTCCGCACCACCTGCCACGACATCGTGCGCCGCGGAAAGCAGCTCATGAGCATGGCGTACCACGTCAGCGTGGAGCGTGACGGGCTGCCGCTTGCGGTCGCCGAGGCGCGGTTCAGCTGCACCAGCCCGGCCGTCTACCGCAGGCTGCGCGGCGAACGCCCCACCACCACCGCCCTCGCCCTTCCGGTGGGCATCGCCCCCGGAAGCGTCGGACGGCCCGGATCCCGCGACGTGGTGCTCGCCGCGACGGGGGCCGGCACCCCCCTGCGCTGGCAGTTGCGGGTCGACACCTCGCACCCGATCTTCTTCGACCACCCCGTCGATCACGTGCCCGGCATGGTGCTCATCGAGTCCGCCCGCCAGGCCGCGTACGCCGCGACCGGGCTGACCGACGCCCTGCCCGTCCAGCTCGACAGCACCTTCACGCGCTACGCCGAACTCGACGCGCCCTGCTGGATCGAGGCCGAGCCGGGCCGGCCCGACGCGGCTGGAATCATTCCCGTACGCATCACCGGAACCCAGCGCGACGAGACCGTCTTCACGGCCACCGTCGGACTCCGCCCGCTCGTCTGA
- a CDS encoding NAD-dependent epimerase/dehydratase family protein — MPTVMITGAGGFIGRRVTRQARSLGLPLRLLAHRSPVAAGAPHVHSVSADLAEPGSLHGLCEGVDILLHCASRIGGDAQDCEAVNARGTAALMAEAGRAGVSRIVYLSTASVYGRGTFRRARPEDLGRAPVSVTSRTRAAAEDAVLAAGGTVLRPHLVYGAGDRWVAPTLARLLRTLPGTVEGWPALVSAIAVDDLARAVVASGLAPAERLTASVYHANHPLPVPWHALLKAVAATAGVPWPTADLSYPQACAVLAERGRSAHDLDMMVTDHWFDSEPLWADLGCDAGPGFEERFPEHTSWYRELLHAA; from the coding sequence ATGCCCACTGTCATGATCACCGGTGCCGGTGGCTTCATCGGCCGCCGCGTCACCCGCCAGGCTCGCAGCCTGGGCCTCCCCCTGAGGCTGCTGGCCCACCGCAGCCCCGTCGCCGCGGGCGCCCCCCACGTCCACAGCGTCTCGGCCGACCTCGCCGAACCCGGCTCGCTGCACGGCCTGTGCGAGGGAGTCGACATCCTGCTGCACTGCGCCTCACGGATCGGCGGTGACGCGCAGGACTGCGAGGCCGTCAACGCCCGCGGCACCGCCGCCCTCATGGCGGAGGCCGGGCGCGCCGGGGTGTCCCGCATCGTCTACCTGAGCACCGCCTCTGTCTACGGGCGCGGCACCTTCCGCCGCGCCAGGCCCGAGGACCTCGGCCGCGCCCCGGTGTCGGTCACCTCGCGCACCCGTGCCGCGGCCGAGGACGCCGTACTCGCGGCCGGCGGCACCGTGCTGCGGCCGCACCTGGTCTACGGAGCGGGCGACAGGTGGGTCGCCCCCACCCTGGCCCGCCTCCTGCGCACCCTGCCGGGCACCGTCGAGGGGTGGCCCGCGCTGGTCTCCGCCATCGCCGTCGACGACCTGGCGCGGGCCGTGGTGGCGAGCGGGCTCGCCCCCGCCGAGCGGCTGACGGCGTCGGTCTACCACGCCAACCACCCGCTGCCGGTGCCCTGGCACGCCCTGCTGAAGGCGGTCGCGGCCACCGCGGGCGTCCCCTGGCCCACGGCCGACCTCAGCTATCCGCAGGCGTGCGCGGTCCTCGCCGAACGGGGCCGCTCCGCGCACGACCTGGACATGATGGTCACCGACCACTGGTTCGACAGCGAACCCCTCTGGGCCGACCTGGGCTGCGACGCGGGCCCCGGTTTCGAGGAGCGTTTCCCCGAACACACCTCCTGGTACCGGGAGTTGCTGCACGCGGCGTGA
- a CDS encoding FAD-dependent monooxygenase, with amino-acid sequence MQHSPQTLIVGAGPTGLTLGIELLRRNMPVRIVDREDRPHPHAKAIVLWPRTLEVFRRLGVADEVLARSVALPAANYYSEGRRVARIGFGQLAGSRFATPLSLPQEQTEAVLREAFQRLGGEVEFGRTLTGLDQRGGGVRATLDTPDGPEHLAASWVVGCDGAHSTVRELAGIGFAGLTYPQTFLLADGPCETSLAHDEAHYFMTSRGVLVVVGLPGGGYRVFAGVREFAESDDPLRVLQEAADERCAVPLRMTGSSRTGIFRVHARRADRFRMGRVLLAGDAAHIHSPAGGQGLNTAVEDAHALAWRLALPGADRVDHEVDRWERERRRVAASVVSDTDRQTRMWMLGGWRGRLRDTALAAGQHSGLLGRLAPPRMAQFHHTHPGHGPAAGRIVPGRRVPDLPLGSGPGQRPVHVHDLLTEGRTVLLVLASDAASAARSGEVERLLATGRDSRRRGAGSERWLRVVTRRSPAAGAADGVRLVLDPAGAAHRGTRVRGPLAVLIRPDGVVERIVRGTRR; translated from the coding sequence GTGCAGCATTCACCACAGACCCTGATTGTCGGTGCCGGTCCCACGGGCCTGACCCTGGGAATCGAACTGCTCAGGCGCAATATGCCGGTACGGATCGTCGACCGGGAGGACCGGCCGCATCCGCACGCCAAGGCGATCGTGCTGTGGCCGCGCACGCTGGAAGTGTTCCGTCGGCTCGGGGTGGCCGATGAGGTCCTGGCACGCTCGGTCGCGCTGCCCGCCGCGAACTACTACTCCGAAGGCCGCCGGGTCGCCCGCATCGGCTTCGGCCAACTCGCGGGATCGCGCTTCGCCACGCCCCTCTCGCTGCCCCAGGAGCAGACCGAGGCGGTGCTGCGCGAAGCCTTCCAACGCCTGGGCGGGGAAGTCGAGTTCGGCCGCACCCTCACCGGCCTCGACCAGCGGGGCGGCGGTGTTCGCGCCACGCTGGACACGCCGGACGGGCCGGAACACCTGGCCGCCTCGTGGGTGGTGGGCTGCGACGGCGCGCACAGTACGGTGCGCGAGCTGGCCGGCATCGGATTCGCCGGGCTCACCTATCCGCAGACCTTCCTGCTCGCCGACGGCCCGTGCGAGACCTCGCTCGCGCACGACGAGGCGCACTACTTCATGACGAGCCGCGGCGTCCTGGTGGTGGTCGGTCTGCCGGGCGGGGGCTACCGGGTGTTCGCCGGGGTGCGGGAGTTCGCGGAGTCGGACGACCCGTTGCGGGTGCTCCAGGAAGCGGCGGACGAGCGCTGTGCCGTGCCGCTGCGGATGACGGGGTCGTCCCGCACCGGGATCTTCCGGGTGCACGCGCGCCGGGCCGACCGCTTCCGAATGGGCCGGGTGCTGCTCGCCGGGGACGCGGCCCACATCCACAGCCCGGCTGGCGGCCAGGGGCTCAACACCGCGGTGGAGGACGCCCACGCGCTGGCCTGGCGGCTCGCGCTGCCCGGCGCCGACCGGGTGGATCACGAGGTCGACCGGTGGGAGCGGGAGCGGCGCCGGGTGGCCGCGTCGGTGGTGTCCGACACCGACCGCCAGACCCGGATGTGGATGCTGGGCGGTTGGCGCGGAAGGCTGCGGGACACGGCGCTGGCCGCCGGTCAGCACAGCGGGCTGCTCGGCCGGCTCGCCCCGCCGCGGATGGCGCAGTTCCACCACACCCACCCTGGACACGGGCCCGCGGCGGGGCGGATCGTGCCGGGGCGGCGCGTGCCGGACCTGCCGCTGGGCAGCGGGCCCGGTCAACGCCCCGTCCACGTCCACGACTTGCTGACCGAGGGGCGTACGGTCCTGCTCGTCCTGGCGTCCGACGCGGCCTCCGCCGCCCGCTCCGGCGAGGTGGAACGGCTGCTCGCCACCGGCCGCGACAGCCGGCGCCGGGGCGCCGGCTCCGAGCGGTGGCTGCGGGTCGTGACGCGCCGCAGCCCCGCGGCCGGGGCGGCCGACGGGGTGCGACTGGTCCTTGATCCGGCGGGCGCCGCGCACCGCGGCACGCGGGTGCGCGGACCGCTGGCCGTGCTGATCCGCCCCGACGGCGTTGTCGAGCGGATCGTGCGCGGCACTCGGCGGTGA
- a CDS encoding alpha/beta hydrolase has translation MTMGDALRAPAASSTAFPAAEPRETYGPVAGGHGARLLRIGADDARRVLVVVPPRGYGANVFLPVARDLVRALPDLQVWAVDRRQQQLADLGGFAGDLATARTYYLQGRHRKAAADTAGAAGWGLAELLDDVRLAVREAGAGGRQVILGGHSLGGLTALAYAAWDFDGRRGAEDLAGLMVLDGGPYHAYRGAGIPTGITLDQARVALAGIEGGAVFEEGMSAALGLGDEPEAGAVWWQLAARHALADPHGPAELAHALPDAFAIGRPLTNAGLFGLIADTLAPQLGHAIQSGRLTDTGDWLDLGPSPLARIAQAYAGDSERSAREWYSPSRAMLDYHGVIGFADSEVARLLGLRLWHTHALDVPVYVFESNFARGTVGEAARELAKNTRIPSLALHSDFSMLHQDILFAVPERNSFLKTAVPFVESVTARS, from the coding sequence GTGACCATGGGAGACGCCCTGCGGGCCCCCGCAGCATCCAGTACCGCTTTCCCGGCGGCCGAACCGCGCGAGACCTACGGGCCGGTGGCCGGCGGCCACGGCGCCCGCCTCCTGAGGATCGGCGCGGACGACGCCCGCCGCGTGCTGGTCGTCGTGCCGCCGCGCGGCTACGGCGCCAACGTGTTCCTGCCCGTCGCCCGCGACCTGGTCCGCGCGCTGCCCGACCTCCAGGTCTGGGCCGTGGACCGCCGCCAGCAGCAGCTGGCCGACCTCGGCGGCTTCGCCGGGGACCTCGCCACGGCCCGCACCTATTACCTCCAGGGCCGCCACCGCAAGGCCGCCGCCGACACGGCCGGGGCCGCCGGGTGGGGACTCGCCGAGCTGCTCGACGACGTACGCCTGGCGGTGCGCGAAGCCGGCGCCGGCGGACGGCAGGTCATCCTCGGCGGGCACTCCCTGGGCGGGCTCACCGCACTCGCGTACGCGGCCTGGGACTTCGACGGGCGGCGCGGCGCCGAGGACCTCGCCGGGCTGATGGTCCTGGACGGCGGCCCCTACCACGCCTACCGCGGCGCGGGCATCCCCACCGGCATCACCCTGGACCAGGCCCGCGTCGCGCTCGCCGGCATCGAGGGCGGCGCGGTGTTCGAGGAGGGCATGAGCGCGGCGCTCGGCCTGGGTGACGAACCCGAGGCCGGCGCCGTCTGGTGGCAGCTCGCCGCGCGGCACGCGCTCGCCGACCCGCACGGCCCGGCCGAACTGGCCCACGCGCTGCCGGACGCCTTCGCCATCGGCCGCCCGCTCACCAACGCCGGCCTGTTCGGGCTGATCGCCGACACGCTCGCCCCGCAGCTCGGCCACGCCATCCAGTCCGGCCGGCTCACCGACACCGGCGACTGGCTCGACCTGGGCCCGAGCCCGCTGGCCCGGATCGCCCAGGCGTACGCGGGCGACAGCGAGCGCTCCGCGCGCGAGTGGTATTCGCCCAGCCGCGCCATGCTCGACTACCACGGCGTGATCGGCTTCGCCGACTCGGAGGTGGCCCGCCTCCTCGGGCTGCGGCTCTGGCACACCCACGCCCTCGACGTGCCGGTCTACGTGTTCGAGTCGAATTTCGCGAGGGGCACGGTCGGCGAGGCGGCCAGGGAGCTGGCGAAGAACACCAGAATTCCGAGCCTCGCGCTGCACAGCGATTTCTCGATGCTGCACCAGGACATTCTGTTCGCCGTCCCGGAAAGGAATTCCTTCCTGAAGACCGCGGTTCCGTTCGTGGAATCCGTGACCGCCCGTTCCTGA
- a CDS encoding PPOX class F420-dependent oxidoreductase, whose translation MSVIPESHQDLLERPLFVHLATVRPDGMPQSNPMWARWDGELLWFSSTTTRRKFRNISAEPRVSVSVNDPEQPYRYLELRGVVERVEPDPDCRLFVRLADRYGRELGGQLPGDAPHRVAIAVRPLHTTSQ comes from the coding sequence GTGTCCGTCATTCCCGAAAGCCATCAGGACCTGCTTGAGAGGCCCCTGTTCGTGCACCTGGCCACCGTCCGCCCGGACGGCATGCCGCAGTCGAACCCGATGTGGGCGCGCTGGGACGGCGAGCTCCTGTGGTTCAGCAGCACCACCACCCGCCGCAAGTTCCGCAACATCAGCGCCGAGCCGAGGGTGTCGGTGTCCGTCAACGACCCCGAGCAGCCCTACCGCTACCTCGAACTGCGCGGGGTGGTCGAGCGCGTCGAGCCGGACCCGGACTGCCGCCTGTTCGTCCGGCTCGCCGACCGCTACGGGCGCGAACTCGGCGGACAGCTCCCGGGGGACGCCCCCCACCGCGTCGCCATCGCGGTCCGCCCCCTGCACACGACCTCCCAGTGA
- a CDS encoding acyl-CoA thioesterase, with protein sequence MTLTPTLPAAPVWPLAELMTLDETGPDTFRGRLTPPSAMPTVFGGQIVAQALAAAGRTVAPGREPHSLHGYFLFPGDAAVPLTYRVERVRDGHSFTNRRVVAVQHDRADREVFHLTVSFQRASALRDLDHQTPMPAAPAPETLAAASEVPPAHVHPAVIQRLREARHAIDVRYVYDAPFPGATDRDRPATRVWFRTRHAPDGPGAQRHLLHQCLVAYLSDLTLLDAASPYHRTGQRADGRGVAVSLDHAMWFHRPLRADEWLLYEQQSPSASNGRGLVHARIYTADGRLAASVVQEGVIRLRASGRRPMPELDPYEADIDPFSWAVAKPETD encoded by the coding sequence ATGACCCTGACTCCCACGCTCCCCGCCGCCCCCGTGTGGCCGCTCGCCGAGCTGATGACCCTGGACGAGACCGGCCCCGACACCTTCCGCGGCCGGCTCACCCCGCCCTCCGCCATGCCCACCGTGTTCGGCGGGCAGATCGTGGCCCAGGCGCTCGCCGCGGCCGGCCGCACCGTGGCCCCGGGCCGCGAACCCCACTCGCTGCACGGCTACTTCCTCTTCCCCGGCGATGCCGCGGTACCGCTCACGTACCGCGTGGAACGGGTGCGCGACGGCCACTCCTTCACCAACCGGCGCGTCGTCGCCGTGCAGCACGACCGGGCCGACCGTGAGGTCTTCCACCTGACGGTGTCCTTCCAGCGCGCGAGTGCCCTGCGCGACCTGGACCACCAGACGCCGATGCCCGCCGCGCCCGCCCCCGAGACCCTGGCCGCCGCCTCCGAAGTGCCGCCCGCGCACGTGCACCCCGCGGTCATCCAGCGCCTGCGCGAGGCACGGCACGCCATCGACGTGCGGTACGTGTACGACGCCCCGTTCCCGGGCGCCACCGACCGGGACCGGCCCGCCACCCGCGTCTGGTTCCGCACCCGGCACGCCCCGGACGGCCCCGGCGCGCAGCGGCACCTGCTGCACCAGTGCCTCGTCGCCTACCTGTCCGACCTGACCCTGCTGGACGCCGCCTCGCCCTACCACCGCACCGGCCAGCGCGCGGACGGCAGGGGAGTGGCCGTCAGCCTCGACCACGCGATGTGGTTCCACCGCCCGCTGCGCGCGGACGAGTGGCTGCTCTACGAGCAGCAGAGCCCGTCCGCCTCGAACGGCCGGGGCCTGGTGCACGCCAGGATCTACACCGCCGACGGCCGCCTGGCCGCCTCGGTCGTGCAGGAGGGCGTGATCAGGCTGCGCGCCTCCGGCCGTCGGCCGATGCCGGAACTCGACCCCTACGAAGCGGACATCGATCCGTTCAGCTGGGCGGTCGCCAAGCCCGAGACGGACTGA
- a CDS encoding L,D-transpeptidase — protein MLRGNRTSAAALLALFAMAVLALGGCSSGGGTSPAPSPSPTVSRARITTTPKDGAGHVGITVKDVTASVADGVFTSVTLLAQGGKAIPGTLTAGKSWHPSANLARGTAYTLTAEAKDPDGRVAVTTTRFTTVAPANSTIAFYTPEDNTTVGVGMEVSFRFDKPVTDRRAAEHAVKITSTGGQQAVGHWFGDRRIDFRPQEYWRPGSRVSVDFDFDGLELAKGIYGVQDRSFAFTVGREQISTVDAAGQRMTVQQNGATLRTVPVSTGQPKYATYNGTMVITEQSRQTKMNSTTVGLGDEYDIPDVPHAQRLTDSGTFIHGNYWASPQTFGADATSHGCIGLQDAQGGGDADTSAAWFYANSLPGDIVIVRNSTGGGTVAPDNGLGGWNMDWPAWTAGSAGA, from the coding sequence GTGTTGAGAGGAAACCGCACGAGTGCCGCAGCACTCCTGGCCCTGTTCGCCATGGCCGTGCTGGCCCTGGGCGGCTGCTCGTCGGGCGGCGGCACGAGCCCGGCGCCGAGCCCGAGCCCGACGGTGTCGCGAGCGCGGATCACCACCACGCCCAAGGACGGCGCCGGCCATGTCGGCATCACCGTCAAGGACGTCACGGCGAGCGTCGCGGACGGCGTCTTCACCTCCGTCACTCTTCTGGCCCAAGGCGGAAAGGCGATACCGGGGACGCTGACGGCGGGGAAGTCCTGGCACCCCTCGGCGAATCTGGCCCGGGGCACCGCGTACACCCTGACGGCCGAGGCGAAGGATCCGGACGGGCGCGTCGCGGTGACGACCACGCGCTTCACGACCGTCGCCCCGGCCAATTCGACGATCGCCTTCTACACCCCCGAGGACAACACCACCGTCGGCGTCGGCATGGAGGTCTCCTTCCGGTTCGACAAGCCGGTGACCGACCGCCGGGCCGCCGAGCACGCCGTGAAGATCACCTCCACCGGCGGCCAGCAGGCCGTCGGCCACTGGTTCGGCGACCGGCGCATCGACTTCCGCCCGCAGGAGTACTGGCGGCCGGGGTCCAGGGTGAGCGTCGACTTCGACTTCGACGGGCTCGAACTGGCCAAGGGAATATACGGAGTTCAGGACAGGTCGTTCGCCTTCACGGTGGGCCGCGAGCAGATCTCAACCGTGGACGCGGCCGGCCAGCGGATGACCGTCCAGCAGAACGGCGCCACCCTCAGGACGGTGCCGGTCTCCACCGGGCAGCCCAAGTACGCCACGTACAACGGCACGATGGTCATCACCGAGCAGTCCCGGCAGACCAAGATGAACAGCACCACCGTCGGTCTCGGTGACGAGTACGACATCCCCGACGTGCCGCACGCCCAGCGGCTCACCGACTCGGGCACCTTCATCCACGGCAACTACTGGGCCTCGCCCCAGACCTTCGGCGCCGACGCCACCAGCCACGGCTGCATAGGCCTCCAGGACGCCCAGGGCGGCGGCGATGCCGACACCTCCGCCGCCTGGTTCTACGCCAACTCGCTGCCCGGCGACATCGTGATCGTGCGCAACTCCACGGGAGGCGGCACGGTCGCGCCGGACAACGGGCTGGGCGGCTGGAACATGGATTGGCCGGCCTGGACAGCGGGCAGCGCGGGCGCCTGA